DNA from Nitriliruptor alkaliphilus DSM 45188:
CGAGCAGATCCAGCACGAACTCACGGGGACGGGCTGACCGCGCCGCAGCGCCTCCGCCTCGAGCCGCGCGGCGTACTGCCGCCTCCAGCGCCACAGCGTCGCCATCCGCGCGAGACCCGCTTGCGGCAACGCCAGTGCACCGCTCGTCCGCTCGACCCGCAGGACGGACCCCTCGTCCAACCGACCGACGAAGGTCGCGTTGCGCTGGTAGCTGATAGGAGAACGCGTCGTCGTGGTCGTGGACGGTTACGCAGGCGCGCCCCGGCCGGAGCAGTCCGGCGGCTGCGGGCGGCAGGTCCAGTGAGATGCCGTCGGACCGCCCTGGCCGTTCGGGAACGGCTGATCGCCCTGCGCAACGGAGCCGTGGTTGGTCCAGACGGACCTCTCGGCGGAGGCTGGTGCCGAGCTCCGAATCCCAACTCGACGTTCGTGCCGGCCGACCCTCCTGAGGGTCGCAGCCACCCCCTTGGCATCAAGCGGCCAGCGGGAAGGGCTCCGACCGGTCCTCCGAGCGGCCGCCTGACGTCGTCCGCGAACCTCTGCAGCCGGTCTGCAGCCGCGCTGCCGCCATCCTGCGTCCGTCGTCGTGGAGATTTGGTGGTGTCACGACGTACGAGGAGGTGGATCGTGGCACTGCTGGATCACTATCGACCGTCGACCGAGCAAGAGACCCCCGAGCAGCCGCGTCGGGTACGCGGATGGCTGGTGGGAGTGGTAGTCGCCATGGCACTGGTCGTCGTGGGCGTCGCCTGGTTCTCCCCTGGTGGGGACGGCGGCCAGGGTGACACCCGGACCCGCGACGAGATCACGAAGGAACTGGAGAACCTCGGCTACATCCCCAAGCCACCGGCTGCCACCGACGCAGGAGGCTTGGATCAGGACGCCGCGGTGCGTGACCTGGTGAACAGGGGCCTGATCCCCCGCGAGACCCTCGGAGGAGGATGAGGCGTCAGATCGCACCTACGAGGTGGCCTAACCGCCGCCACCGGGATCCTCGATGGCATCGAGCCGCTCGAGGATCCCATCGAGCGTCTCTGGGCCGCCTGCGATGTAGTCGACCATCGCAGCCCAGAACGGCTTGGTGCCGAGCCAGGGCGGCATCAGATCGGAGCCGTCGAACCGGAGGCGGTCCCTGTCGCGCGCCTGGAGCATCTCGGCTGCCGCGACGCGGCGCCACTCGTCCGGGTAGCGCGCCACGTCGAACTGGCTGTTGGCGGCGAGGAACCCGGGGTGTGTGACGAACGCCTGGCCGTAGTCGGGGCTGGCCAGGTAGCGCACCAGGGCCCGGACCTCCGGACGATCCGTGTACACCAGGGCCGACTCCCCACCAACGATCATCGCCTCCCGCAGACCGCTCCCGAACCCGGAGATCGGGAAGGCGGAGATGTCGTGGCCCACCTCCGTCCCAGGCGGGAAGGCCAACGCCATCGAGCTCGCCTGGCGGTGGAGCCAGCATCCCGGCGGATCATCGAGTAGCGGCTGGATCCCCGCCCAGAACGGTGTGGTTAGCGCCGCGCTCGGCCCGCCCCGGACGTAGCCCTCGGTGAACATCAGTTGCCCCAGGCGTTCGAACGCGGTTCGGACGCGCACGTCCTGGAACGGGATCTCACGAGCCACCCACGCGTCGTACACCTCGGGGCCGCGTTCGGCGAGCAGGAGGTGTTCGATCCAGTCGGTCGCTGGCCAGCCCGACGCGTCACCGGACTCCTCGGCGAAGCACCACGGCGTGTCGCCGTCCGCCACGATGCGGTCGCTGAGACTTATCAGGTCGTCCCAGGTGGCCGGGACCTCGTAGCCGGCCTCGGCGAAGCGACGTGGTGAATACCAGATCAATGACTTGACGACGACGTCGAGCGGCAGCGCGTACAGCGTCCCGTCGGCGGACGGAAAGGCGCCGTCGTGGCCGATGGTCGCGAGCGACGCGAGGTAGAGCCCGTAGTCGGCGACCACCTGCTCACGGTCCAGGTAGCGTCCGAGATCCATCAGTAGGCCCGCGGCCGCCTCGGTCGCGATCTGTCCTGGTTGTGGGATCAGGGCGACGTCTGCGCCCCTGCCCAGCTCGCCGGCCGCCATCCTGATATCCAGATTCGTGTCCTCGGTGTAGATCGTCTGGACGCCCGTGGCCGCGGTGAACGACTCGAGCTCCCGGCGCAGCAGATCCGCATCGAGTTCGGTTCGGAGTCCGACGACCCGGACCGTCGTCCCCTCGAGCGTCTCGCTACCTTCCGTTGTCTTCGTTGTGGCGGGAAGATCAGCCCATGGTTCGTGAGGGAGCGGCTCCGGGCACTCGCCACCTGGCAGGAACGTTCGACATTCCTCGGCGGTGAGCTGCCGGGTCACGTTGCCCATGGCAAGCTGCACGAGTTCCGCGACGGGAAGGTCGTACGCACCGCGCGGCCCTTCCGTCCCGATGAGCAGCAGCACCTGACCGTCACGGACCGGGTACTGGACTCGAAGTTCCTGCAGGCCCCAGTGGAGCGCCTCGACCGTTTCCGTCGGCAGCGCCTGGTCCCGCACGGTCGCCACCGCTACGGCGTGCAACGCGAGCAGGAGGCTCAGCTCCGGGTCTCTCCCGGCTTCGGCGACCGCGGCGAACGACAGCTGCCGCACCAGGCTCTCGCTGGTCGCTGCGATCACCGCCGTGCGTTGGCGTTCGGCTTCCTGCGCCTGCCGGAACGCGAACAGCGTCAGTGCGGTCGTGACCGCGACGAGCAGTGCGAGCACACCCACGCCTGCCCGCAGACGCATGACAGCACGACGTTCCAGCAGGCGTTCCCGTTCGACCCTCGCGGCCTCCCGACGCTCCTCCTCCTCACGCCGCTGCAGGGATGCCGCAAGGAACCGGGCGGCGGTCGAAGTCGTCCCGAGGTCGGTGTGTTCGGCCCACTCCTCGAACAGACGTAGCCTGGAGCCGGTGAGCAGGTAGTCAGGCGACGAACCTGCGGCCGTCCAGTCCTGCGCCGCCCGCTCGAGCTCCAGTGTCATCCGGATGTCGGCACGCGCCTCCTCGATCCACCGGACGCAACGCGGCCACTCGCGCAGCACGGCCTCGTGTGCCACCTCAACGGTCGCCCTGCCGGAGACCGGGTCGCGGTCGTACGCGAGCAGCCGGCCTACGACCAGCGTCTCGAGGGCTTCCTGCGTGGCCATGTCGGCGACGTCCGGTAGGGACAGCTGGTCGAGTAGCGCGATGCGCCGGGTGGCCTCTCCGACCTCGTCCAGCGTCACCAGGCGGAGCATCAGGCGACGGGCCGCCTCCCTCCCCTCGTCGGTCAGCGACGAGTACCGCGCCTCGGCGCGACGGGCGAAGGTGCCCTGGATGCCGCCGGCCTCCTGCAGCGCCGTGTGGGTCAGGGTGCGTCCGTCCGCGTGATCGGTGAGCTCGGTGAGGACGAACTGGAGCAACGGTAGGGACGCTGGCTGGCGTGCCGACTCCGCGACGAGGTCGGCGACCAGCTCCGGTTCGACCATGAGCCCGACGGCCTGGGCGGGGCGGACGACGGCCGCCTGCAGCTCGGCCGATGTGAGCGGAGGAACGCTCACCACCCCATCAACGAGAAGGCCGGCCAGCTCCGGTTGGCGCAGCGCCGTGTCGTAGAAGTCGCCGCGGAGCGTCACGACGACGACGAGCTGTCCATGCGGGTCCTCGACGGCCTCGCGGAGGTTGCGGAGGAAGCGGCCTGCCGTGTCGGTTGGGGCGGTGCTCGTCAGCAGCTCCTCGAACTGATCGATCACGAGGAGCAGGTCGGTGTGTTCGTCAGGTACGAGCGTCAGGACGGCACGAAGCAGGTCGAGGTCGTCGTCGCCCGTGACTTGGACGGGTGCTGCAGCGTCCTGCGCCGCCCTCGTGAGAGCGGCCTCAAGCTGTGCGAAGGGATGCGTCCCTGGTGTCATCCTCGCTGCGAGCCTCGCGCGGCCGGAAGCCGACTCGCGGACGGCCGGGATCAGGCCGGCGAGAGCGACGGAGGACTTCCCGGATCCGCTGGGACCGACGAGCGCTAGGAACCGCGTACCGGCGTCGAGCCGCCCGAGCAGGTCGGCGACGAGTGCCTCGCGTCCGAAGTAGTCGGCGGTGTCGGTCTCGGAGAACGCCCGGAGACCCTTGTAGGGGTTGCGTACCGGCCCGAGATCTTCCGAACGGACGGGACCGGTAGTCGGCGCCGCTGCCAGGGCGGGGTCGTGGCGCAGCATCTGTTCGTGCAGTCGCCGCAGCTGCTCCGAGGGCTCGATGCCGAGCTCGTCCGCGAGGAGCTGACGGCAGCGCTGGAAGGCGTCCAGCGCCTCTGCCTGCCGGTCCGACCGATACAGGGCCAGCATCAGCTGGCCCCACGCCCGCTCGCGCAGCGGATGGGCGTCGACGTGTGCACGCAGGTCCGCGATCAGGTGGGTGGCGCGACCGAGCACCAACCCCACCTCGAAGCGATCCTCAATCGCCGCCAGGCGTGCTTCGCCGAGGCGCCACGCGTAGGCGGCCACCTCACTGTCGTCGACGCCGATGTCTGACAGTGGCGCGCCCCTCCACAGCGTCAGGGCCTCGGTGAGCCGGTCCCACGCCGCGACGGGATCGCTGACGGCGAGCTGACGTCCGGTGTCGGCCAGCACTTCGAACCGTCGAGCGTCGAGCTGCTCCGGGGCCACGCGCAGGAGGTAGCCGCCAAGGGTCGCCTCGATGCGCTGGTCCCCGAGGATCCGGCGCAGGCGCGATACGTACGTCTGCAGCGACTTGCGCGCGGTCGCTGGCGGGTCGTCGCCCCACACGAGGTCGATCAGCGCATCGGTCGATACGGCCTCACCCGCGTGGATGACGAGACCGGCGAGGACCGATCGCTGTCGCCGACCCCCGAGCGCCACGGGCCGACCGGCGTCGACCACCCCGAGCGGTCCGAGGACCCGGATCTCCATCTACCGAGCTTACGCCTGTTCCACGTTGCCGTCCGTTGGTACCGCGGGACCCGGCGCGGTCGCGGGACCGTCGCCCCCGCCGTCGGGCCAGTACCCGGCGCAGTTCAGGCGCGGAGGACGTTCGCGAAGATCTGCCAGGCGAGGAGCGACTTCGCGACGAGGCTGAGCACGATGTAGGGCGCGCTCGCCGTAGAGGCAGTTGCGCCATGGGTCGATCCGCCTCTACTGCAGCCTCTGCTTCACGCCGAAGCTCCAGAACAGCGCGAACAGTGAGACGTAGATCGCGTACACGAACCCGGGTGGCTCGGCGCCGCCGAGCAGGTGGTAAGCGATCGCCATCCAGGGCACCAGCCCGATCAGAGTGACGAACCAGAACGCCATGTCGTCACCGGGCTCATGGTCGGTCTCCTGCAGCCAACCGAAGAGGATTATGGCGCTGTTGGCCGCGAACAGGCCGACCAGAGGAGCGAGGTTCGAGATGCCGACGAGCGGTGGCGGAAGCTGACGGTGGACGGTTTGCGGCGGGCGGCCTGGTCGGCGAGGCACTCCTCGTGCCTGTTGTCCGAGCGGATCGAGCACCCGCGCAGCGGGCGAGGTCGGCCAGCTGCCTGTCCGAGTCGAGCTAGCTCGCGATCGTCTTCGGGGCGAGGTTGCGGGCCCGCATGGCGCGCTTACCAGGACGCCAGCTGGACGTCGATGGGGAGGTGCGGCCGGTCGCTCATGGCGAAGGTTGTCCGCTCGCGAGCGCTGTGCCCCCGGCAGGAGTCGAACCTGCGACCTACCGCTTAGGAGGCGGTTGCTCTATCCGCTGAGCTACAGGGGCGGGTACGCCGGGCGAGTCGCCGGGAGGGGGACCCGTGGAACCCCCAGGGCCGGGCGCTGCTGGCTCTCCGACGCGTGCCTCGACAGGGCGGTCAGCGTAGCGGCGGAGTGGGCGACCACTTCCAGCCCGCGGCGACCCAGGATGCGCGTCGGCCCGGCGCGCGCTCCGGTCGAAGTTCGTGGGCGTCACCCGCGCGTCGCCTCATCGGTGCTCCGAGCGGGCTGGCACATCCGCATCGCGCCACAGGTCGTGGCCCAGTCATCGAGGATGTGGTGGACGACCCGGACTGGGTCTCGTGGCGGTGGGTGACCGGGCTCGCTGGCGCGCTCACGATCCTGGGGGCTTGGCTGTTCAGCTTCGGTTCGGTGGCGTGGCTACCCGTGCCGATGCTCGTCGCACTGGCCGTGCCGCGACTCTGCTACGGGCCGGGTCTGCCGATCTCGCTGCCGGTGCTGGTGGCCAGAACGTCCCGGCGATGGTCCTCGCGGGTTGGTCGTGCGTGATGCGGTGACGATCGGTGAGTTGAGCGACCTCGTCGAAGCCGCCGCCGCAGGGGTCGTCCTGGTGGCTGGTGTCGGCCACGGGCTCTGGATGGGTCGCGAGCGGGGAGCCGTCGCGGGAACGGGAGTCGCCCTCGCGGGTTGGTGCGGCGCGCTGGTGGTCAGCGGATCTTCCTCATCGGCTTCGCCGGCATGCCGCTCCTCGACGGCGAGTCGGTCGCCCAGGCGTCCGCCGTGCTGGCGAGCGCGCCGGTGGGGCTCCCCGTCGCGTGGTCGATCAAGCGCTCAGCTCGCCGACAGGAGCGCCGCCACCGCGTAGCGCCGAGCGCGCGGCCGAGATCGCAGCCTCCGGTTCGGTCCCGTCGCTAGCGTCAACCGTCCGCTTCCGGAGGAGCGCCCCGTGCCGTCGACCTGGAACCTGAGCCGGAGCTACGACAGCGAGCAGGGCGAGATCCGCTGGGACGTGCACGGTGAGGGGCCACCCGTCGTGCTCGTCCACGGCACGCCGTTCTCGTCCTTCGTCTGGCGCGAGGTCGCCGCCGGGCTGGCTCGCCGGCACACCGTGTACGTGTGGGACCTCGCCGGCTACGGCCAGAGCGAACAGCGCGAGGGGCAGGACGTGTCGCTGGCGGCGCAGGGACGGATCCTCGCCCGCCTCCTCGACCACTGGGACCTCGATCGGCCCCACCTGGTGGCGCACGACTTCGGTGCCGCGGTCGCGTTGCGTGCCCACCTGCTCGAGGGCGCGCGGTACAGCTCGCTGGTGCTCGCCGACGCGGTGGCACTCGCCCCGTGGGGCACCGGGTTCTTCCAGCTCGCGACCGAGCACGCCGAGACGTTCGCGGCGCTGCCCGATCCGGTCCACGAAGGTCTGCTGCGCGGCTACATCGGCTGGGCGGCCACCCGCCCCCTGCCCGCCGACGTGCTCGACCGGTTGGTCGCGCCGTGGACGGGCCCCACGGGGAAAGCCGCGTTCTACCGCCAGATCGTGCAGAACGATCAACGCCTGACCGACGAGGTGGAACCCCGCTACGACGAGCTGGCCGACCTGCCCACCCTGATCCTCTGGGGCGAGCGGGACGCGTGGCTCCCCATCGCCCAGGGTCGCGAGCTGCACGCACGGATCCCCGGCAGCCGGCTGCGGACGTTCGCCGACGCCAACCACCTGCTCCAGCACGACGCCCCGACCGAGGTGACCGCCGAGCTCACCGCGTGGCTGGAGGAACAGGCCACACGGTGAGCTCGGGTGGTCAGGCGGCGGCGGACCTGCGCCACGCGCCGGTCGCGGCCGCGTCCGTGACGTAGGCGGCGAAGTCGCGCGGCGGCCGGCCGAGCACGTCCTGGACGCCGCTCGCGAGGTGGGCGCTCCGGCCGTCGCGGAGCAGGTCCAGGACGCCGAGGATGACCTCGGCGTCCTCCTCCCGGTAGCCGTCGGCGATCAGTTCGCGTCGGTAGATGTCGGCATCGACCTCCTCGTAGGTCACCGGCACACCCCCGGACGCAGCGATGATCGTGGCTGCGTCTCGGAAGGAGAGCACGCGAGGGCCGGACAGTTCGATGGCCTGGCCCTCGAACGCGTCGCTGGTCAGCGTCGCCGCAGCGACCTCGGCGATGTCGCCGGCGTCGATGAAGGGGTCGCGCAGGTCGCCAGCGGGCAGCCGCAGGACGCCCCGACGGATGGCCGGCTCGAAGACGTCCTCGGTGAAGTTCTGCGCGAACCACGTCGGGCGCAGCCGGGTCGTGGCCGTCCCGACCTCGGTGACGGCCGACTCGATCGCGGTGAACAGTTCCATGCCCGGCTGCCCGATGCCGCGTGCCGACAGGAGCACCTGGCGTCGGACGCCGAGCTCGGCGGCGCGCGTCGCCAGCCGCCCGAACGTCCCGACCGGGTCGGCCAGCGGGAAGGGGACGACGAGGTAGAGGCTCGTGGCGCCGCGCAGGGCGTCGGCCCAGGTCGTCTCGTCCTCAAGGTCGAACGGGGTCGACGACCGACGGGACAGCGGACGTGCCGCGGTGCCGCGAGCCGCCAGCTGGGCGAGCACACGACGGCCGGTCTTCCCGGTCGCGCCGGTCACCGCGACGAGGTCGTCGGTGTGGGAGGAGGGTGGGTTCGTGGTCACGGGGAGCCTCTCGGGTCGGGAGGCCGTAGGCTGCACCTTCACACCGTGTCAAGGTCAAGCGCGCCGCCGGAAGGCGGCCGCGGGGAGGTCACCGACGTGCTGATCGGCGAGCTCAGCGAACGCACCGGCGTGTCCACCCGGATGCTGCGCTACTACGAGAAGGAGGGTCTCCTCGTCCCGCGTCGCGCCGCCAACGGCTACCGCGTCTACGAGGAGGAGGACGTCGAGGTCGTCGCCGGTCTGCGCTGCCTCCACGACCTCGGGCTCGATCTGCGCACCTCCGCCGAGCTGGCCCGGCTCGGGTGCGGTCTGGGGGCACCTCCCGGCTCGGAGGATCGCGGTGCGGTGGTGCGCGCCATCGACGCGCAGCTCGCCGCCATCACCTCCCGCCGCCGCGAACTGGACGCCATGGCCGCGACCCTGGACGACCTGCGTGGTCAGCTCACGTCGCAGGGGGTGTAGGTGACCGGCTCGCTCGAGACGTTCCTCAGCACGGCCGAGGTTCACGACGCAGTGTTCTCGCTGCGCCCCGACTACCGCGCCATGCTCGTGGTGGCCGACGGCTTCGATGCCGGTCCGAGCGACGCCGCGAGCGAGGACGCGCTGCAGGCAGGGGAGGCAGCGGCCCGTGCCGCGCTGCGGGACCGGCCCGTGACCGAGGTGCCCCATGTCGCCGCCTGGCGTGAGGCCTACCGCGCCTTCGGTGCCAAGCCGCAGCGCACCCGCAACAGCCTCGAGGCCATGATGCGTCGCGCCGAGGCTGGCTTGCCGCGGATCAACCGGCTCACCGACCTCTACAACGCGGTCTCGGTCCTGCACCAGGTGCCGGTCGGCGGCGAGGATCTCGACCGCTACCGCGGCGCGCCGCGGCTGGTGCGCGCCACGGGCGAGGAACCGTTCGACACCGTGGCCGACGGCGCTGCGGTGGTCGAACACCCCGAGGTCGGCGAGGTGGTGTGGTGTGATGAGGCCGGCGTGACCTGCCGCCGTTGGAACTGGCGGCAGGCGACCCGGACCCAGCTGAGCGAGGCGACCACCTCCGCGTTGTTCATCCTCGACGCCCTCGGCCCGATGAGCGACGAGGCGTTGGACGCAGCGACCGATGACCTGACCGATCGCCTGACCCGACTCGGTCCCGACGTCAGCGTGTCGTCCCGGCTCCTGGCGCAGTAGGTCGGGTGTCCCGCGACGTGGTGGCGACGTCACGCGGCCTTCGATCGCCGAGCACCTCCGCGGCGCCGATCGCGAGGCGGGCGCTCCGGCCGTCGCGGAGCAGGTCGAGGACCTCGAGCGTCAGACCCAGTCGAAGAAGGTCCGCAGGACCCGTCTCCAGAGCGGGTCCCTCCTGCGTCGGTAGCCCTTCAACCCTTCGCCTTCCGTGGTGTGACGTGTTCGCCGCGACCGGACGTCCCGAACGCCAGGTCCCGACGTCCGGGTGTCGACCCGGCTCCCCGCAGGGTACGTGTGAGAGGTCCGCGACCACGGAGCTCGACGTGACCGACGCGACCGACGTGCAGGCCTTCGAGGACGGCTCGGCCGAGGACCGCGAACTGCTCGGCGGCAAGGGCGCCAACCTCGCCGAGATGGTCGGCCTCGGCCTGCCGGTCCCGCCGGGGTTCACCGTCACCACCGAGGCGTGCCGCGAGTACCTGCGGACCGGGGAGCTCGCCGACGACCTCTGGGAGCGCATCGAGCACCAGGTCGATGCCCTCGAGGAGAAGATGGGCCGCACCCTCGGTGACGTCGAGGCCCCCCTGCTGGTGTCGGTGCGTTCCGGGGCGCCGGCCTCGATGCCGGGGATGATGGACACCGTGCTGAACCTCGGGATCGGCAGCGTCGCCGAGGAGGGGCTGGCCGCCGAGACCGACGAACGCTTCGCCCGGGACGCCCACCGTCGGTTCGTGGAGATGTTCGGCGAGATCGTGCTCGGCATCGACGCCGACGCGCTCGCCGGCGTCCGGGACGAGGTCGTGGCTGACGCGGGTGTCGACGACGCCTCCGAGCTGGACGCCGACCAGCTCGCCGATCTGATCGGGCGCGAGCGTGACCTGGTACGCGGGGAGACGGGCGAGGACCTCCCGGACGATCCGCGTGAGCAGCTCCGAGCTGCCATCGCGGCCGTGTTCGGATCGTGGGACAACGACCGTGCCCGCAACTACCGGCGCATGGAGGGCATCCCCGACGATCTCGGGACGGCGGTCAACGTCCAGGCGATGGTGTTCGGCAACCGGGGCCAGGACAGCGCCACCGGTGTCGCTTTCAGCCGTGACCCGTCGACCGGCGAGCCGCGCCCCTACGGCGACTGGCTCCGTGACGCGCAGGGTGAGGACGTGGTCGCCGGCATCCGGGCGACCGAGGACCTCGCCGACCTCGCCGACGAGATGCCCGAGATCCACGCGCAGCTGACCGACATCCTCCAGCGACTCGAGGAGCACTACCGCGACGTGCAGGACGTCGAGTTCACCGTCGAGGACGGCACGCTCTGGATCCTGCAGACCCGGACCGGCAAGCGCAGCGCCCAGGCGGCGCTGCGCATCGCGGTCGACCTGGTCGACGAGGGCGTGATCGACGAGGACGAGGCGGTGCGCCGGGTCTCGCCCGACGACATCGACCGTCTGCTGCACCCCCAGTTCGATCCGGAGGTGGACTACGAGGTGCTGACGACCGGCCTCGCTGCATCGCCCGGCGCGGCCAGCGGCGAGGTGGTCCTCACCGCGGACGAGGCGGCGCGTCGCGGGCGGGACGGCGACGCGGTCATCCTGGTGCGGATCGAGACCTCACCCGACGACGTGCACGGCCTGGACGCCGCGCGTGGCGTGCTGACGGCACGCGGCGGCCTCGTCAGCCACGCCGCGATCGTGGCACGCAGCCTCGGTAAGCCCGCCGTCTGCGGCGCCGACGAGGTCACCATCGACCTCGATGCGAAGACGTTCCAGGTCGGCGACGTCACCGTGTCGGAGGGCGAGGTCATCTCCCTCGACGGTGCCACCGGCGAGGTCGTGGTCGGCGAGGTCGACCTCGTCGAACCCCGGCCGGAGGAGCGGTTCCACCTGCTGCTGCGGTGGGCCGACGAGCGACGGCGCCTCGGGGTCCGCGCCAACGCCGACACCGCCGACGACGCGGCCACCGCCCGGGAGTTCGGCGCGGAGGGGATCGGCCTGTGCCGAACCGAGCACATGTTCCTCGGCGACCGCGTCCCGCTCGTCCGCCGGTTCGTCCTCGCGTCGGACGACGACGAGCGCACCGACGCCCTGCGCGAGCTCGAGTCCGTCCAGGAGGAGGACTTCGCCGCGCTGCTCGAGGCGATGGACGGGCTACCCGTGACCGTGCGGCTGCTCGACGCGCCGCTGCACGAGTTCCTCCCCGACACCGAGGAACTGGTCGCCGCGGACGCGACCGGTGACCTCGACGACGAGGGCGCGGCGCTGCTCGACGCGGTCCGCACCTGGGCCGAGGTCAACCCGATGCTCGGGACCCGGGCCGTCCGACTCGCCGTGCTGCACCCCGAGCTGTACCGCATGCAGGTCCGCGCGCTGGTCAAGGCTGCTGAGCGCCGTCGTGGCGACGGTGGTGACCCGCACGTACAGATCATGATCCCCCTCGTCATCAACGGCCCGGAGACCGCGGCGGCGATCGGCTGGGTGCGCGAGGCCATCGACGAGGTCGACGGCGAGGGGGTGGACGTCAGCATCGGCGCGATGATCGAGACGCCGAGCGCCGCGCTGCTCGCCGAGGAGATCGCCGGCGAGGCGCAGTTCCTGTCCTTCGGGACCAACGACCTGACCCAGATGACGCTCGGGTTCTCGCGGGACGATGTGGCCGGTCGGGTGGTGCAGCCGTACGTCGACCAGGGCCTGCTGCCCGTCGATCCGTTCCAGAGCGTGCACGAGGACACCGTCGGTCGCCTCGTGCGGTCCGCCGTGGCGTCGGGTCGCCGCGGACGGGAGGACGTCGACCTCGGGATCTGTGGCGAGCACGGCGGCGACCCGGACTCGATCCGTTTCTTCCACGACGTCGGGCTGGCGTACGTGTCCTGCTCACCGTTCCGGGTCCCCGTCGCCCGGCTCGCCGCGGCCCACGCCGCCCTCGCCGAACGGGACGACGATCGCTGAGGCGCGGCCGACGTCACCGGTACGGCTACCGGGTGCGGATCATCGGCTCGAACCGACGATCCGCACCCGGTCTCCGGCGGCGACCGCCCACGGTCCGATCCTGCCAGCTCGGCGTGACGACACGGGCAGGTGGCCCTGGCATCCCGGCGCTCGCCTCCTACGGTGGACCCTTCACCGCTCCCGATGCGAGGTCCCTCCCGTGGCCGTCTCCCACCTGACCGCTGCCGCCGTCGGCGCCGGCGCCGCACTGCTGACCGACCGACTCCGCGCTGCCGGTGCGCTGCGCACCGCCTCACTGGCTGGCTCGACCGTCGCCGCGCCGACCGCGGCGGCCTGGGTCACCGACTTCCTCAACGCCGTCTACTACGCCAAGGAGCCCGAGAACCGCCACCTCGACGATCTCCGGCTGGCCTTCACCGTGCTGACCACCTACTGGAACGAGCACGGATCGCAGCGCATCGGAGGCAGCGACGTGCTGCGCTTCCACCGCGCCTTCGGGACCGCCCGCCTGCGGGGGACCGGCGGCCGCACCGGGACCCTCGACCGTGCCGCGCTGCTCGCGGGCGGGGCCACGCTGTTCGGGCCCTGGTTCCCGGCTGCGGCCGAGGACCCGTCGCGGCTCGGCTGGGGGATCGCCTTCCCGAGCGTGGCGGCCAAGGCCGAGCACGACCCCGAGGTGCGGCTCGCGAGCGCCCAGGTCGGCCCGCTGACCCCGCCGAGGCGTCCCGTCGAGGAGCAGGTCTGGCACACCTACCCGCCGGTCGAGGTCCCCGACGCGGGGGCGACCGCGGCGGCCCTGCTCGCCGTCGAGCACTGGCCCGAGTACGCCAGCGAGCTCGGACGCTTCACACCGCTGCGGCGCCGCGGCCTCGACGGACAGACCTTCGAGATCGAGGTCGTCGGCTTCCCGAGCCCGAAGCTGCCGGTCTTCATCCGGGCCTACGTCACCGTCCAGGACCTCGTCACCGCGGATGCACCGGACGCGCTCGCGCGGTGGGTCGAGGAGGTCCGTGCCGGTTTCGCGTCACGCCCGGACGAGCTGAGCCCGATCCCCGACGATGCCGAGGTGCACGCCGGGTTCGATCTCGTCTGCCACGAGGGTCACTTCATGGGTGACGCCAAGAACCGCCTCGTGCTCTACAGCCAGGGCGGGCGCTCGTACGTCCGCGCCGCGGGCACCTGGGACCCCATGACCTGGCACCTCGCCGAGATGTACGACCGCGTCGGTCGTTGGTCCCAGCACGCGTTCTGGG
Protein-coding regions in this window:
- the ppdK gene encoding pyruvate, phosphate dikinase, which translates into the protein MTDATDVQAFEDGSAEDRELLGGKGANLAEMVGLGLPVPPGFTVTTEACREYLRTGELADDLWERIEHQVDALEEKMGRTLGDVEAPLLVSVRSGAPASMPGMMDTVLNLGIGSVAEEGLAAETDERFARDAHRRFVEMFGEIVLGIDADALAGVRDEVVADAGVDDASELDADQLADLIGRERDLVRGETGEDLPDDPREQLRAAIAAVFGSWDNDRARNYRRMEGIPDDLGTAVNVQAMVFGNRGQDSATGVAFSRDPSTGEPRPYGDWLRDAQGEDVVAGIRATEDLADLADEMPEIHAQLTDILQRLEEHYRDVQDVEFTVEDGTLWILQTRTGKRSAQAALRIAVDLVDEGVIDEDEAVRRVSPDDIDRLLHPQFDPEVDYEVLTTGLAASPGAASGEVVLTADEAARRGRDGDAVILVRIETSPDDVHGLDAARGVLTARGGLVSHAAIVARSLGKPAVCGADEVTIDLDAKTFQVGDVTVSEGEVISLDGATGEVVVGEVDLVEPRPEERFHLLLRWADERRRLGVRANADTADDAATAREFGAEGIGLCRTEHMFLGDRVPLVRRFVLASDDDERTDALRELESVQEEDFAALLEAMDGLPVTVRLLDAPLHEFLPDTEELVAADATGDLDDEGAALLDAVRTWAEVNPMLGTRAVRLAVLHPELYRMQVRALVKAAERRRGDGGDPHVQIMIPLVINGPETAAAIGWVREAIDEVDGEGVDVSIGAMIETPSAALLAEEIAGEAQFLSFGTNDLTQMTLGFSRDDVAGRVVQPYVDQGLLPVDPFQSVHEDTVGRLVRSAVASGRRGREDVDLGICGEHGGDPDSIRFFHDVGLAYVSCSPFRVPVARLAAAHAALAERDDDR